The genome window TCTATGAATTGGGCGATTTTATCGATAAACACCCCTTTTATCAACAAATTTTCAATATTGGTGACTTCGCGTATTTTGACCATATAATATTTCCATATGAAATATTAAATTTACTATGATTTAACCTAAATGGCACCCACATGAAAATTGAGAAAGTTAAAAAGCGCGACCGAGAGCGGACAAAAAGCAAGATCCTCAAAGCAGTAGGAGAAGTTATCGAACAACACGGAACAGAAAAGGTAGGCGTTAACCTCATTGCGCGCACAGCAGGCGTGAACAAGGTTTTGATCTATCGCTATTTTGAAAGTGTTGATGGATTGATGGAGCAATATGTCAGATCCGGTGAGTACACTTCCACCACGGCGACGGAATACATTGACAACATTCCTACGCTGGCACCCGAGGAACGCAGCAAAGCGCTTACAAGCCTGATGCACACTTTTATGAATGACTTGCGGGAAAGAAAGGCTACGCGCGATCTGCTCCGCTGGGAAATCGGAACAGGTAAATCCATGCTTTCCGATGCCCGTAACCAAGTTGCAACGCGGATCCTGGACAAGATCGGCAACCTCCCTAATTACAGCGACACCAGCGCGCTTGTATCATTCCTTTCGGCCGGCATCTACTTCATGACCATTTCTACGGACTACCGTGAAAAAATGATCGACGTAGACCTCCATTCCGACGAAGGCTGGAAACGAATTGAAAAAGTGATTGAACGCATCATCACAGACATCAGAAATTAACCTGCTGATCAGAATTTAACCTGCTAAAAAAATTTTAAGGCTCAATCAGAAGCCTGCCAGGGAGTGTGCAGCTATTTCATTTGAAATATTGTACACTCCTTGTTCTATATTTGCGGTTCCCTGCAAAGACTTGCCGCAGGTTAACATGCAATGAGCGTTCTAAAAAAATTAGCCAGCGAAACCGCTATTTATGGTATCAGCACAATGCTGGGGCGGTTCTTAAATTACCTGCTGGTTGCCCTACACACCAAGTTATTTGAACCCGAACAAATTGCCGCCCAAGGCCAGCTCTATGCCTATGCGGGCCTCGCGATGGTGCTTTACACCTTTGGAATGGAAACCGCTTTTTTCCGTTTCGCACGACAGGAAACTGATAGAAAGGCTTACTACAACCTGATTCTCAGCGCAGTTATCATTATCAGTGTATTTTTCTCCGGCCTGCTGTTTATCTTCGCCGACCACGCTGCAGCATTTATTAAATACCCGGAAAGCGTTTCGCTCGTCAGAATGTTTGCAGTAATTATGGCGATCGATGGCATTGTTTCGATCCCGTTTGCAAGGCTGCGGCTGGAAGGGAAAGGGAAGAAATTCGTAATCCTGCGCGTGACCAATATTGCGATCAATATCTTTTTAAACCTCTTTTTCCTGATCCTTTGCCGCGATATACATGCGGGGAAATATCTGCTTTTCCTGCAACCGGCTGTTGATGCGATTTACGATCCATTACGTGCACCGGATTACATTGTTACCGCCAATCTGGTTGCTAACCTGCTGTTTTTCTGGATGTTGAGAAGAGAATTTGCCGATTTCAAATTTGTGTTCAACAAAACCCTGTTCCGCCCGGTATGGATTTACGCCTACCCGATCATGATCATGAATGCAGGCGGCGTGCTGAATATGCTGTTTGACAGGGCGTTTATCCAGTTCTTATTGCCCGAAAATTTCTATCCCGGACGAACCTCCAAGCAGGCAATCGGGATTTATGTGCAGTGTTACAAACTGTCGATTTTTATGAACCTGGCAATCCAATCATTCAAATACGCTGCTGAGCCGTTTTTCTTTTCAAAAGGGGAAGACAAGAATGCGCCACCGGTGTTTGCCAAGGTTACCAAGTATTTTATCATTATCTGCGTGCTCATGTGGGTGGGCATATGCCTGAACCTGGATCTGCTGGCGGAGTTGTTTTTGAAACAAAAGATCTATCACGAAGGATTACCTGTGGTGCCCTGGTTACTGGCTGGCTATCTGTTCCTGGGCGTTTACTATAACCTCGCTACGTGGTTTAAACTGACAGATAAAACAGAATACGGAACCTGGCTCACATTAATGGGCGCGGCCATAACCATTGCAACCAGCTTCATTCTGGTGCCGCAGATCGGCTATCTGGGCTTTGCCATTGCATTTGCGACCTCGTCTTTTATCATGGTCGCATTGTGTTATTATTTTGGTCAAAAGTATTATCCTGTTCCTTATGACGTCCTTTCTGCCGTAGGTTACATTGGCGTGGGCGGGCTGGTAATCATCGCATCCACATTCGTCAAGATCCCGAATCTGTACATTGCAGTTCCGGTGCATATGCTTGTCCTTGCGATTTTTGCTGTGGCTGTATTTTTAATTGAGCGGAAGAATATTCCCTTCTTAAATAAAAGATAGAAAAGCTATTTTTCCATTTCGCGGAGCAGCTTATTAGAAAAAAGGAATTCCTTTAACTCCGGAACATCTGTTCTGATGATCTCTGAACTAACGCCTTCCCAAAGTTTGGAGCCTTCGTAGAGGAACATAATGTTCTGTCCGATCTCCATGACGGAATTCATATCGTGTGTAATGATGATTGTTGTGATCTGAAATTCTTCTGTAATTTCCTTGATCAACTCATCAATTTTGACGGAAGTAAGCGGGTCCAGTCCTGAATTGGGTTCATCGCAGAAAAGATACATTGGGTTCATTACAATAGCCCTGGCAATCCCAACGCGCTTTTTCATCCCGCCGCTGATTTCCGAAGGCATTCTTTTAGCCGCCGCTTCCAATCCAACGCGCTGCAAACAAAACGCAACACGCTCCTGCTTTTCCTCAACCGATTGGTCTGTAAGCATATCCAACGGAAACCGCACATTTTCTTCCACTGTTTTGGAATCAAAAAGTGCCCCACCCTGGAATAGCACGCCCATTTCACGCCGGATCGACTGCTGCGTTTCCTTATCACAATGGTAAAAATCGCGGCCATTGTAAAGCACATTGCCCTGGTCGGGTTTCACCAGTCCGATCATGCATTTCAGCAAAACACTCTTTCCGGTTCCGCTGCCGCCGATGATGAGATTGGTCTCCCCTTTTTTAAATGATGCACTAATGCCTTTTAAAACCTCCTTGCCATTAAATGCTTTGTAGATATTGCTTACTTCAATCATTTGCTGATTCAGTTATTCTTAATTCATGGCTAATGCGCTTTTACAATAAAAGCTGGGCTAAAAGATAATCGGCTACCAGGATCGAAATACAGCTGTTGGTCACGGCTTCTGTGCTCGACTTTCCTACTTCCAATGCGCCGCCTGTTGTGAAAAACCCCTTAAAAGAAGATATTGTTGCAATCAGGAAGCCAAAAACAAAAGGTTTTATACACATGAAGAAAATGTTGTACGGCACAAACGAATCTCTGATCCCGTATAGATAATCCCGCTCGGTAATAACGCCTGTTAATGTGCCGGCCAGGTAACCGCCCAGAATCCCCAGAAATGCAGAAAAAATAACCAACATAGGGAAAGTCAGCATGGCTGCCACGACCTTGGGCAAAACGAGATAAGACGATGAATTGATCCCCATCACTTCCAGGGCGTCAATCTGCTCGGTAATGCGCATGGTGCCCAGCTCACTGGCAATGTTGGAACCGACCTTGCCGGCAAGCACAATGCAAGTGATCGTAGGCGCCAGTTCAAGAATTTCCATGTCCCGCACGATGAGCGCAACGGTTGAAATGGGAATGATAGGACTAACGAGGTTATAGGCCGTTTGAATGCAGGAAACGGCGCCAATGAATGTGGAAACAATGGCAACAATGAATATAGAGCTCACTCCTATCCCCACACATTCCTCCATGAGCCGCCGCCAGTACACCGATAGTTTTTCACCCTTTCCGAATAGTGTTCCTAAAAAAATGAAGTATTTCCCGATTACAGACATAATATCTTAATTGTATTCAATATTTTCGGGAAAATTAGGCAAAAAAAGAAGCAATCAGAAAAATGAATCCAATAGCGGTTATCACCGGAGGGACGAAAGGGATCGGAAAAGCGTGCGTTGAGCGGTTTTTGGAAGAGGGGTTTGATGTAATTACCTGTGCAAGAAACGCTAGCGACCTCCAAGCGCTGGAAAAGGAAATGAGCGACCGGTTCGGCAGCGCAAAATTATATTGCCAAACTTCGGACCTCTCCGTAAAAGATGACCTTCTTGCATTTATAGATTTTATTGTTTCAAAAACCAGATTTGTATCGGTCCTGATCAACAACACAGGCACATTTATTCCAGGCCAGATCCACAACGAAACGGAGGGGACATTGGAAAAAACAATGGAGACAAATCTTTACAGCGCCTATCACCTTACCCGCGGAATCCTTCCGGGAATGATTGAAAATCAGAAAGGACATATTTTCACCATGTGCTCCACAGCCAGCATTATGGCCTATCCCAATGGCGGCTCCTATTGTATTTCAAAATTTGCGCTTTACGGAATGACCAAAGTATTGCGGGAAGAGATGAAGCCGCATCAGGTAAAAGTAACCGCCGTTTTGCCGGGAGCGACTTATACAGACAGCTGGAAAGGCTCAGGCCTGCCCGAAGAGCGGTTTATGGAGTCCAAAGACATTGCGGATACGATTTGGGCGGCGTATACATTGTCGCCGAGAGCGGTTATGGAAGAGATATTGATCAGGCCGCAGCTGGGAGATTTAGATTGATTGATGTACAATAGAGCAATTTTACTAAATTGCCGCATTTTTAAAATTATTTATTAAACCCATATTTCATTTCATGGAACAATACCTCGGTATAGACGTGGGCGGTACTAACGTAAAAATGGGGATCGTTGACGCTACGGATGGCAGAATTTCAAATTTTTACAGTCACGATACCGCCAGCTGGCGCAGTTCAGGGCATTTTATCGAACGTTTAGGTGATGCAATAGCGCTCCAGCTTGTTGAATATCCCGAGGTTAAAAGAGTAGGAATCGGCGTTCCGGGGCTCACAACCCGTGACAGAACTACATTAATTGAGATCACAGCCATTCCTGAGATCGATGGAATCGCCATTGTTCCCGATTTGAAAGCCCGCTTTCCTGAACACGATTTTTATCTTGAAAATGACGCTAATGCTGCTGCATTGGGCGAATATTACTTTGGTGAAGACAAGCTTCCCGAAGACTATATTTTTGTAACATTAGGCACAGGCATCGGCGGTGCGGCCATTATTGACAAGAAAGTTTTCAAAGGCGGCGGCGGAAATGCCATGGAGCCAGGCCACGTGCCTTCTAAAAACGGCAAGGTGCTGGAAAGGAACATTGGTAAAAAAGAGCTTCTGGACCTTGCAATCACCATGCGTGCCAATTACACGGGTCAAACACAACTTCCATCCGACGGGACCATTTCCACAACCGGACTTGTTGCTGCTGCTTCCAAAGGCGACGAGCTTGCCAAGCAAGTGTTCCAGGAAATGGGTTATCTGCTGGGCGAAGGGCTGGTTTCTATGGTCCGCATTCTGGACATTACGACCATTCTGATCGGCGGTGGGATTTCTGCTTCGTTTGAATACATTCTGCCTGCCATTAACGAGCGTTTTGAATACTGGTTAACGCCTTATTACCTGAAAACGATTATCATAAAGAGAGCCACCTTGGCGAACGACGCAGGTCTGCTCGGCGCGGCTTCTTTGTGTTTTGATTAATCTTTATATTTTTTGATTAAATAGAATCATACGCTTCTCGCTGAACAGTCCTTACTAGTCAATGATTGTTCAGCGATTTTTTGTATTTTAGGGTATGGTTCGGGCCGCTGGTAAACGCAAACTTATTGCATGAAAAAATTTATACTTCTGGTTTTCATATCATTTGTAGGAGCCTTTATTTCTAATGTTCATGCACAGCAATCCGGCATTGCCATCCTGGACAAATCTCCGGCGAATATGCAGCTGTTTGCAAGGGACAGCACCGGAATGGCTAATGTGGAATTTTTAGGAAGGGTCCAGACGGCCGGATACGCTTACATTTCCGTGGTACAAACCAGGAATAAAGCGCCAAATGCTTACCAGCGAAAAAACCTCGAATACAACGGCTCACAAGCTCCTTTCAACTTCACATTCAGGATCAAGGCGGAACTTGCTGAATATGGATATGAAGTTTACGCCTGCAAATCCAAGTCCGATTCCACACTTATTTCGAAAAGCGATAATGTTGTGGCTGGTGATTTCTATCTCATTTACGGACAGTCGAATGCGGTTGCCTGGGAAGTTGACTACGCTTACCGGAACGAATATGCCCGGACATACGGATCATCAGGAGGCGCGGCCGAATGGGGACTTGCTAATGCCATAGGTCAGCGCGTGGGCATATTTGGAATTGAATTCCAAAGAGTCATAGCAGAAAGATATCAGGTTCCGACCTGCATTCTCAATGGTGCCGCCGCCGGGGCTTCCCTGATTGACCTGACAGACCGGTCCAGTTTTTACGGCTTTTTGCTCAATGCTGCCAAAACAACAGGGTTGCTGCCCTCATTGAGAGCGATATTTTTCTGGCAGGGTGAAACAGAATCTTCTTCCAATGATCCTTTAACCTGGGCGCCACGTTTCGATAAACTCGTGCAAATGTGGAAGGAAGATTATCCAATGGTTAAAAAGATCTACGTTTTCCAGCTTCCCCTTTTTGGTGGTGGTGCTTATGACGACCGGATTGGCGTTGTACGCGAGCAGCAAAGAACATTGGACCGGAAATATCCGATTATCCAACCCTATGCAGCATTGGGTGCCACAGGATGGAACGGGTTCCATTATGGGTTGGAGGGTTATCTGCAACTGGGCAGGGACCTGGCGGATCTGGCGGGTTATAACCACTATGGCGAAAAAGAAAAAATCTCTTCTCCCAGCTTGCAAAAAGCATTCTATTCTACGCCCGAAAAGGATGAAATAACAATGGTTTTCGAGGATTATCAGCAAATGGTTTATCCCAAAGACACCGTAGCTGTTAACATTGAAGGAAGCCTGGAACCAACTTCGGTCTTTTCAGTAAAAGACTTTTTCTACCTGAATGCAGAATGGAAAAAACTTGCTTCGGGCCGGGCTGAGGCTAATAAGATCATTGTCAAGCTGAAAGAGGTTGGTAATGATTCCACGATCAAATATTTGCCTTCAAAATACCATTATTCGGGGCTTTTGAGTGCTGCCTGGGTCTATATAGGGCCGTTTTTAAAGAATACGAAAGGATTGCGCGCCTTTGCTTTTCATCACAACAAGATTTTCCCGTATACAAACCTGGGCACCATAGCCCTTGCCGCTGCCGAAAAGGACAAACAAGTGGTGCTGAGCTGGAACAAATTACCAAATGTTACCGGCTACCTGCTGGAACGATTGGAAGCCAAGGACACGCTGGCCTCCCACGAAACGATGCGCTTCCCCGCAAGTCAACTCGAATATACCGACCCGTCCGCAAAAAAAGGCGTTACCTATATATACCGGATCAGAGGTTACACCGACCAGTCGGAATCGAAACTCGCCTCCACGACAATCACCAAGCAGGGAGAGGACATTGACGTTGTACTGGGCGAGGAGCCGGTTCAGGAACTAAGCATTAATGTGTATCCGAACCCTGTTACGGACGTAATCAACATTGCCTCAACTACTTCTGCTATCAGTCTGGTGGAATTGTATACCGTGAATGGCAAGAAGGTGAAAAATGTTTCCTACGAGAACAAGGATTGGGCAACGATCCCGGTGAATGATCTCAGCAGCGGGCAGTACATTCTCCGGGTTCATTATGGTGATAAAATCAGCACCCGTAAAATGGTCCTTGTGCGGTAAGCGAAGGTTTGTTTTGAAATGAATTTCTCCTAACTAGATGAAATTTACTTCCGGCGATAAGCGGATGCCATATTTGGCTTCCACAGAATCCTGAATGGTGCCTGCCAGCGCACGAATTTCGTTGCCATTGCCCCCGCCGTAATTCACGAGCACCAATGCTTGTTTCTGGTGCACGCCAATCGCACCCTGGCGATATCCTTTCCAACCAGCTTGTTCAATGAGCCAGCCGGCAGGCACTTTGACCATTGTTTGACTTACAACATAACCCGGCATTTCGGGGAAGATGTTTTTGAGCGAATTGTATTGTTCCGATGGGATTTCCGGATTTTTGAAGAAGCTGCCGGCGTTCCCGATTTGAGCAGGATCCGGCAGTTTACTGCGTCGTATGGCAATCACAGCCTGGCTGACGTCCTGGATCGTGGGGCTTGTCACATTCATTTCCAGCAATGTTTTCTGAACATCACCGTAACCAATGTTCAACACAGGTTTTTTATCCAAAACAAATGTCACCCCGGTTACCACATATTGATTTTTGAGCGCTTTTTTGAAAACACTTTCCCGGTAACCAAACTCACATTCTTCCTTTGAAAAAATCCTTTTTATACCGCTTTCAATGGAAACCGCCTCCACAGACTCAACCACATCCTTGATTTCCACCCCGTAAGCACCGATATTTTGCATAGGCGCCGCTCCTACTGTGCCGGGAATAAGTGACAGATTTTCCACGCCTCCGAAGTTGTGCGAGACACAATGCATTACGAACTCATGCCAACCTTCCCCCGCGCCTGCTTTCAGCCACATATGGTCCTCATCTTCCTTTATTTTCTCAATTCCCTTAATGACAGGATGAATTACCAATGCATTGACATTCTGCGTGAAAAGCACGTTGCTTCCGCCGCCGAGAATAAATTTAGGCTTTTGCTGCCATACGGGATCGAGCAATATTTCAGTTAGTTCTTCAACCGAACTTACTTCGGCGAAAAAGGAAGCCGTGGATTCGAGGCCGAAAGTATTGAAATTGCGAAGCGAAAAGTTTGATTGGATTTGCATTGAACTAATAAATAAGTCCGGGTAAAGTTAGCTATTAGATTCAAAATAGCATGTTATGGTGATTCATCCATTTTTGATTAAGTTTGCAGGCTCAGTAATAACGGCTAAGGATATGATGCTGAAAAAGAATTTTTTATGGGCGATTCAGCTCTTCATTATCATCCTTTCGGGTTGCAGCAAAAAGACTGTTGTCAGCTCTTCCAGCTCGGAATACAGGGAAGATCTGTCGTCGGTAAGGCCTCGTTTCGAGTATGTTGAACCGTCAGTTACTCCAAAAGCAGCACCGGTAACCACACCCAAAGCCAGTACGGCGCCAAAGCCGGATGTGGACAAGCCATTGTATGTCAACAAGCGATTGGAAACGGTGCTGGACACGCTGGCAAAACACAACAAGTCCATCCGTTATGTAAACGGCTTTCGGATCCAGATGTATGTGGGTAATGTTAGACAAGAGGCGGACGATGCCAAAAGTTATGTATATCAGGCTTTTCCGGACCTTATCCCCTATGTTTCTTACACACAACCGACATATCGCGTGAAAGTGGGCGATTTCATGTATCGTACAGACGCAGAGCAGTATCTGGAACTGATCAGGGAACGATATTCTTCCGCAGTAATCCTGTCCGACCGCGTGGATATCAAACGAAGCCTGATGATTAACCCTACTGCCGAGAGCAACTAGGATCAATATTTTCAATTTTTAGCAGGATATTATTTTATCCACTTATACATACCCATAGATAATGAAAATAGCCTTAATTACCGGTATTACCGGGCAGGATGGTGCTTATTTAGCTGAGCTTCTTTTGAGCAAGGGATATGAAGTGCACGGGATCAAGCGTCGCAGCTCACTATTCAATACGCAGCGGATCGACCATATTTACGAAGATCCGCACGAGAAAAATATAAGGTTCAAACTGCATTACGGCGACCTGAGCGACTCCACCAACATTATCCGGATTATCCAGGAAGTACAGCCTGACGAAATCTATAACCTGGGCGCAATGTCACATGTGCAGGTGAGCTTCGAAGAGCCCGAGTACACTGCCAATGTAGACGGAATCGGCACATTGCGCATCCTGGAAGCGGTTCGTCTTTTGGGTTTGACTAAAAAAACAAAAATTTATCAGGCCTCTACATCGGAACTTTACGGTTTGGTGCAGCAGGTTCCTCAGTCTGAGACGACGCCATTTTATCCGCGCTCGCCTTACGCGGTTGCAAAGCTTTATGGTTATTGGATCACGGTCAACTACCGCGAAGCTTACGACATGTTTGCGGTGAACGGGATTCTTTTCAACCATGAATCACCATTAAGGGGCGAAACTTTCGTAACCCGCAAGATCACCCGCGCAGTGGCACGCATTGCTTTGGGATTGCAGGATAAAGTTTACCTGGGTAACCTGGACGCGCAGCGCGACTGGGGCCATGCGAAAGATTTCGTGGAAGCAATGTGGCTGATCCTCCAGCAGGAAGTTGCAGAGGATTTCGTGATCGCAACAGGAATCACAACGCGCATTCGTGATTTCGTGAGAATGGCCTTTGCAGAAGTTGGCATTGAGCTTGAATTCAGCGGGGAAGGCGCCGCCGAGATCGCTAAGGTGACAAAATGCAACAACCCTGACTTCCAGATTGAGATCGGAAAAGAAGTTGTAGCCGTTGATCCAAGATATTTCCGCCCGACGGAAGTTGAGCTTTTGATCGGTGATCCTACCAAATCAATGACAAAACTGGGCTGGAAACCAAAATATGATTTGAAAGCATTGGTCAATGATATGGTAACAGCCGACCTTCTGCTCTTCAAGAAAGACAGGCTCCTGGAAAGCAGCGGACACCGCGTTCCTAATTATTACGAATAAAATTAAGCCTTGTTTTTGATAGCAGTGCTATAAGATAAAACCCCCGAAGGACATCCTCCGGGGGTTTTATCTTATAGCATAATGTTCAGGATCAGATCGCCTTAGGAGACTTTTTCTGAACAGATTTTCCAAGATCAATTAGTTTCTCAGGAGTTTGATACCCGATCACCTGCTTAATGACTTTTCCTTTTGCATCAATAAAAAACAATGTAGGATAAGCTTCTAACGGATATTTGCTGGCCAGTTTCAAGCCTTCACCGCTTTCCATATCATATTTTACATTGATAAAATCTTTATTAAAAACAGCTGCAACATCGTCGCGTGTGAAGACATTCTTTTGCATCATTTTGCACGGGCCGCACCAGGTGGTGTAAGCGTCGAAGAATATGATTTTGTTCTCAGCTTTGGCTTTTTTCAGGATTTCAGCCCATTTGGCTTCTGTAAACTGGATCCCTTTTTCCTCCGCCTTTACTTCCTTGCTATTCTTATCCGCTTTATTTGCTTCTGCCGCAATAGTAACTGCAAATGTCATAGTCACGATGGCAACGAGAAGAGACAATTTTTTAAGACCTTTCATCTTTTGATTTAGTTATGGTTTCAATTCCTCTTAAACGAAAATACCCTATTGTTTTATTTTATCCAATTATCCTCCTGCGAACATGCCACCAGGACATTTGAGGTTGGTAAAAAAAGAAAAAGTAACTTCGCATTAATATTAACGTCAAAAAAGCATGAAAGTTCAGGAAGCAAGATACGTAATGAGCAATTCGGATTATGAGAAATGTCCTGATCCCGTTTTGCCCGAATATGCTTTCATAGGGCGCTCAAATGTTGGAAAATCTTCGCTTATTAATATGCTGACCGGAAAGAAATCGCTTGCGAAAACTTCTCAGCAACCAGGTAAGACGCAGCTTATTAACCATTATTTTATCAACGAATCCTGGTATCTGGTGGATTTGCCGGGTTATGGTTATGCCAAAGTGAGCAAAGTTGAGCGTGAGAAATGGGAGAAAATGATCGGAGATTACCTGCACAACCGCGAGAATCTGATCTGCACATTCGTCCTGATCGATATCCGGCATAGCGCGCTGGCGGTGGACCTTGAATTTATGGCGGGGCTGGGCGAAGCCGGAATTCCGTTCCACATTATTTTTACAAAAGCCGACAAACTGAAACCCAACCAGGCGATAAATCAAATGGAGGCTTACAGGCAGAAACTGGCGGAAGTATGGGAGGAAGTGCCGCCTATGTTCATTACATCGGCAGAAAAAAACGAAGGCCGCGACCCGATTCTGGAGGCAATAGAAACTTATAATCAGTCGTTTGAAAGGACAAAGTAAGCCAGAGGTTGTTTCGCGCTCAATCTTTCCGTTATTTTGCGCAAAATTGAGGTGGTCATCGCATTCAACATAATCATTATTAAGATATAACTAATTAGTAAGAAAGGATGAGTGAAAAAGTAGAGTCAACAGGAATGGATTTGTTGAAAGAAATAGCAAATGTTTCAGGAAAAGGCGGATTGTTCCGTATTCTTAAGCCTAGCCGTGCAGGTGTGATCGTGGAAAGCCTGGATGAAAAGCGTGAAAAAACGCTGATCGGGCCAACTGCACGTGTTTCTGTTTTGAAAGACGTTTCTATTTTTACGGACGGTGAAGAAGAATCAGCTCCATTGGCAGACGTTTTTTTGAAAATCCGTGAAGAGCATGGCGAAGAAGTGACATTGCAGCCTAAAACTGCATCTGACAAAGAATTGATCGAGTTTTTGAACAAAATCCTTCCTGATTTCGACCGGTCAAAAGTTTATGTTTCAGACATTAAGAAAATCATTTCCTGGTATAATTTATTGTCAAAATATACGCCTGAACTGTTCGTTGCTTCCACTGAGGAACCTGGCGAAGAAGCGCAGGTAGAAGAAACTTCGGAAGTGGTTGCGGAAGACGCTCCTGAGCAGGAAAAGAAAAGCAAAAAATAATTTCGTTGTATAAATCATTGTTTGAACCCTGTCGATCCGACGGGGTTTTTACTTTTTAACATTACCGCCGGCCCACCTTATGACATCGCTTTCCGCTTACATTGACCATACTTTGCTCACTGCCAATGCAA of Dyadobacter chenhuakuii contains these proteins:
- the yihA gene encoding ribosome biogenesis GTP-binding protein YihA/YsxC, giving the protein MKVQEARYVMSNSDYEKCPDPVLPEYAFIGRSNVGKSSLINMLTGKKSLAKTSQQPGKTQLINHYFINESWYLVDLPGYGYAKVSKVEREKWEKMIGDYLHNRENLICTFVLIDIRHSALAVDLEFMAGLGEAGIPFHIIFTKADKLKPNQAINQMEAYRQKLAEVWEEVPPMFITSAEKNEGRDPILEAIETYNQSFERTK
- a CDS encoding SPOR domain-containing protein — translated: MVIHPFLIKFAGSVITAKDMMLKKNFLWAIQLFIIILSGCSKKTVVSSSSSEYREDLSSVRPRFEYVEPSVTPKAAPVTTPKASTAPKPDVDKPLYVNKRLETVLDTLAKHNKSIRYVNGFRIQMYVGNVRQEADDAKSYVYQAFPDLIPYVSYTQPTYRVKVGDFMYRTDAEQYLELIRERYSSAVILSDRVDIKRSLMINPTAESN
- a CDS encoding DUF5606 family protein, with the protein product MSEKVESTGMDLLKEIANVSGKGGLFRILKPSRAGVIVESLDEKREKTLIGPTARVSVLKDVSIFTDGEEESAPLADVFLKIREEHGEEVTLQPKTASDKELIEFLNKILPDFDRSKVYVSDIKKIISWYNLLSKYTPELFVASTEEPGEEAQVEETSEVVAEDAPEQEKKSKK
- the gmd gene encoding GDP-mannose 4,6-dehydratase, with product MKIALITGITGQDGAYLAELLLSKGYEVHGIKRRSSLFNTQRIDHIYEDPHEKNIRFKLHYGDLSDSTNIIRIIQEVQPDEIYNLGAMSHVQVSFEEPEYTANVDGIGTLRILEAVRLLGLTKKTKIYQASTSELYGLVQQVPQSETTPFYPRSPYAVAKLYGYWITVNYREAYDMFAVNGILFNHESPLRGETFVTRKITRAVARIALGLQDKVYLGNLDAQRDWGHAKDFVEAMWLILQQEVAEDFVIATGITTRIRDFVRMAFAEVGIELEFSGEGAAEIAKVTKCNNPDFQIEIGKEVVAVDPRYFRPTEVELLIGDPTKSMTKLGWKPKYDLKALVNDMVTADLLLFKKDRLLESSGHRVPNYYE
- a CDS encoding thioredoxin family protein is translated as MKGLKKLSLLVAIVTMTFAVTIAAEANKADKNSKEVKAEEKGIQFTEAKWAEILKKAKAENKIIFFDAYTTWCGPCKMMQKNVFTRDDVAAVFNKDFINVKYDMESGEGLKLASKYPLEAYPTLFFIDAKGKVIKQVIGYQTPEKLIDLGKSVQKKSPKAI